A single region of the Musa acuminata AAA Group cultivar baxijiao chromosome BXJ1-11, Cavendish_Baxijiao_AAA, whole genome shotgun sequence genome encodes:
- the LOC135596401 gene encoding probable CCR4-associated factor 1 homolog 11: MSSQRGGGGGGRQHLVVRSVWAWNLEYEFSIIASLVDRFSYVAFDTEFPGFLYRTRRPHRLLPPSLRYAILKANVDKMELVQLGLTLFDAFGDLPSIGTGGRVGYVWEFNFREFDVRRDLHAPDSVDLLRSSGIDFDRLPLYGIDSGQFAAHLYRSGLVAHCRFCRPHSTRWIAFHSCYDFAYLVKVLGFGRPLPDTLEEFLGLVNLLFGETVDLKHIMRGCKGLSGGLERVASTLGVPRQAGKSHQAGSDSLVTCQVYLKMKRRFFDDQDAKVACHRGIIYGLQAC, translated from the coding sequence ATGTCTTcgcaacgaggaggaggaggaggagggcggcaaCATTTGGTGGTGCGCTCGGTTTGGGCGTGGAACTTGGAGTACGAGTTCTCCATCATTGCTTCCCTCGTGGATCGCTTCTCTTACGTCGCCTTCGACACGGAGTTTCCCGGCTTCCTCTACAGAACTCGGAGGCCACACCGTCTTCTCCCGCCCAGCCTGCGCTACGCCATCCTCAAGGCCAACGTCGACAAGATGGAGCTCGTCCAACTCGGCCTCACCCTCTTCGACGCCTTCGGCGACCTCCCCTCCATCGGCACCGGCGGCAGGGTCGGGTACGTGTGGGAGTTCAACTTCCGCGAATTCGATGTCCGACGCGACCTCCACGCGCCGGACTCCGTCGACCTGCTCCGCTCCAGTGGCATCGACTTCGACCGGCTCCCCCTCTACGGCATTGACTCCGGCCAGTTCGCCGCCCACCTCTATCGTTCCGGCCTCGTCGCTCATTGCCGTTTCTGCCGCCCGCACTCCACTCGATGGATCGCCTTTCACAGCTGCTACGACTTCGCCTATCTCGTCAAGGTGCTGGGGTTCGGCCGGCCTCTGCCCGACACCCTGGAAGAGTTCCTCGGCCTGGTGAACTTGCTCTTCGGAGAGACTGTGGATCTCAAGCACATTATGCGCGGCTGCAAGGGTCTCTCCGGCGGGCTGGAGAGAGTGGCGAGTACCCTCGGGGTGCCACGCCAAGCTGGGAAGTCGCATCAAGCTGGATCAGATAGCTTGGTGACCTGCCAAGTCTATCTGAAGATGAAGCGGAGGTTCTTCGACGACCAAGACGCCAAGGTGGCCTGCCATCGCGGCATCATCTACGGCCTACAAGCCTGCTGA
- the LOC135597002 gene encoding uncharacterized protein LOC135597002 produces MIHADSSTLTLFGRNTSWRGVVVSDRSAEETVGAARGTEEIANENRGSGEVLVSNTGESSEDLCFDMNGSSGSLEATRAQLTDFDLPLSGLTENVGRVCEEKHSELREVRSEENIKKRNDSGFQLYQEGRDEADDSYLLLLDLNVKGSRGEMVGGSRGNDLDLRIQTQGL; encoded by the exons ATGATACATGCGGATTCATCCACACTGACACTCTTCGGT AGAAATACTTCTTGGAGAGGCGTTGTGGTATCAGATCGAAGTGCAGAGGAAACTGTAGGAGCAGCTCGTG GTACAGAAGAAATTGCAAATGAGAATCGAGGCTCTGGGGAAGTGCTTGTAAGCAATACGGGAGAAAGCTCAGAAGATCTTTGTTTCGACATGAATGGCTCGTCAGGCAGTTTGGAAGCCACCAGAGCCCAGCTTACGGATTTCGACTTGCCACTATCAGGCTTGACGGAGAACGTCGGTCGGGTTTGCGAAGAGAAGCACTCGGAGCTGAGAGAAGTGCGGTCAGAGGAAAACATCAAGAAGAGGAACGATTCAGGGTTTCAACTTTATCAGGAAGGTAGAGATGAGGCCGACGACAGTTATCTTCTTCTGCTGGATTTGAATGTGAAAGGAAGCAGAGGTGAGATGGTTGGTGGATCAAGAGGAAACGACTTGGATCTCAGAATCCAAACGCAGGGGTTGTAA
- the LOC135596405 gene encoding probable CCR4-associated factor 1 homolog 11: MSSQRGGGGGGRQHLVVRSVWAWNLEYEFSIIASLVDRFSYVAFDTEFPGFLYRTRRPHRLLPPSLRYAILKANVDKMELVQLGLTLFDAFGDLPSIGTGGRVGYVWEFNFREFDVRRDLHAPDSVDLLRSSGIDFDRLPLYGIDSGQFAAHLYRSGLVAHCRFCRPHSTRWIAFHSCYDFAYLVKVLGFGRPLPDTLEEFLGLVNLLFGETVDLKHIMRGCKGLSGGLERVASTLGVPRQAGKSHQAGSDSLVTCQVYLKMKRRFFDDQDAKVACHRGIIYGLQAC, translated from the coding sequence ATGTCTTcgcaacgaggaggaggaggaggagggcggcaaCATTTGGTGGTGCGCTCGGTTTGGGCGTGGAACTTGGAGTACGAGTTCTCCATCATTGCTTCCCTCGTGGATCGCTTCTCTTACGTCGCCTTCGACACGGAGTTTCCCGGCTTCCTCTACAGAACTCGGAGGCCACACCGTCTTCTCCCGCCCAGCCTGCGCTACGCCATCCTCAAGGCCAACGTCGACAAGATGGAGCTCGTCCAACTCGGCCTCACCCTCTTCGACGCCTTCGGCGACCTCCCCTCCATCGGCACCGGCGGCAGGGTCGGGTACGTGTGGGAGTTCAACTTCCGCGAATTCGATGTCCGACGCGACCTCCACGCGCCGGACTCCGTCGACCTGCTCCGCTCCAGTGGCATCGACTTCGACCGGCTCCCCCTCTACGGCATTGACTCCGGCCAGTTCGCCGCCCACCTCTATCGTTCCGGCCTCGTCGCTCATTGCCGTTTCTGCCGCCCGCACTCCACTCGATGGATCGCCTTTCACAGCTGCTACGACTTCGCCTATCTCGTCAAGGTGCTGGGGTTCGGCCGGCCTCTGCCCGACACCCTGGAAGAGTTCCTCGGCCTGGTGAACTTGCTCTTCGGAGAGACTGTGGATCTCAAGCACATTATGCGCGGCTGCAAGGGTCTCTCCGGCGGGCTTGAGAGAGTGGCGAGTACCCTCGGGGTGCCACGCCAAGCTGGGAAGTCGCATCAAGCTGGATCAGATAGCTTGGTGACCTGCCAAGTCTATCTGAAGATGAAGCGGAGGTTCTTCGACGACCAAGACGCCAAGGTGGCCTGCCATCGCGGCATCATCTACGGCCTACAAGCCTGCTGA
- the LOC135597004 gene encoding uncharacterized protein LOC135597004, producing the protein MGDPGAASRRKNRLPKGGSESSDLHAAARNGDLTTVESICNANPLAVNTRDRHSRTPLHLAAWSGQTEVVRFLCKNKADVGAAAMDDTAAIHFAAQKGHLEIIRILLSSGVSVRAANRKGLTPLHYAVQGSHPELFKYLIRKGASLTAKTKAGQTPMDLASTEEVRALLVECKQPLTKDDKSTTIMEVGDSVSKEDIEAKNGGSIPEESANVNEEGTDTKEKRRGEATADEDSSKPKKAKVSLDHLLAENDVLDEDEE; encoded by the exons ATGGGAGACCCCGGAGCGGCATCGAGGAGGAAGAACCGATTACCGAAGGGGGGCAGCGAATCTTCCGATCTCCACGCCGCCGCGAGGAACGGGGACCTCACCACGGTCGAGTCCATCTGCAACGCTAATCCCCTCGCCGTCAATACTCGAGATCGCCATTCCCGGACACC ACTGCATCTAGCTGCTTGGTCTGGGCAGACCGAAGTAGTAAGATTTCTCTGCAAGAATAAGGCTGACGTTGGAGCTGCTGCTATGGATGATACGGCTGCGATCCATTTTGCTGCTCAGAAAGGTCATCTAGAGATAATTAGGATCCTATTATCCTCTGGTGTCTCTGTCAGGGCGGCTAACAGGAAAGGTTTGACCCCTCTGCACTATGCTGTCCAAGGATCCCATCCAGAGCTCTTCAAGTATCTCATTAGAAAAGGTGCAAGCCTTACCGCCAAGACAAAGGCCGGGCAAACACCTATGGACCTTGCGAGCACCGAGGAAGTCCGCGCTCTTCTCGTCGAGTGCAAACAACCTTTGACCAAAGATGATAAATCTACTACGATCATGGAGGTTGGTGACTCGGTTTCAAAGGAGGATATTGAAGCAAAAAATGGAGGCTCCATTCCTGAAGAGTCAGCTAATGTCAATGAAGAAGGCACGGATACTAAGGAAAAGAGAAGAGGTGAGGCAACGGCTGATGAGGACTCATCAAAACCGAAAAAGGCTAAGGTTTCCCTTGATCACCTTCTGGCTGAAAATGATGTCTTAGATGAGGATGAAGAATAG
- the LOC135597005 gene encoding uncharacterized protein LOC135597005, which yields MESGFSGISSESPCPEIFAQQDIQRCPFLRNINEPTNFSFSSVNFPAPVQGAKGPIFEDGPNFEMAFRLFHGQDGVVPLTGRSSVRQEKLEPEFVDTFNPLAAKAATISLSAFGGPFGFDFFSKKWKRQNNRSSKQESASQKRGDSVHESRSNEWLETGQCPIAKSYRAVSGVLPLVAKVLKPPPGMKLRCPPVVVAARAALARTALVKNLRPQPLPAKMLAIAMLGMAANVPLGVWREHTTKFSPQWFAAVHAAVPFIAMLRKSVMMPKTAMAITIAASILGQTIGSRAERLRLKAVAVANAGDSKILQTRAVICAQKTGQCSSEVVWDPLSLNKLEGADSSPASPRAAVCY from the exons ATGGAGTCTGGCTTCAGTGGAATATCAAGTGAATCACCATGTCCTGAGATTTTTGCTCAGCAAGATATTCAAAGATGCCCATTCTTGAGAAATATCAATGAGCCTACCAACTTTTCCTTCTCATCTGTCAATTTTCCTGCCCCT GTGCAAGGAGCCAAGGGTCCAATCTTCGAAGATGGACCCAATTTTGAAATGGCATTTAGGCTTTTCCATGGGCAAGATGGAGTTGTTCCACTCACAGGAAGATCATCAGTACGTCAAGAGAAACTAGAACCTGAATTTGTTGATACATTTAATCCCTTAGCAGCGAAGGCAGCCACAATCAGTCTTTCAGCTTTTGGAGGACCTTTCGGCTTTGATTTTTTCTCCAAAAAATGGAAGAGGCAGAATAATAGATCCTCCAAGCAGGAATCAGCTTCTCAG AAACGGGGTGATTCGGTGCATGAGTCGCGAAGCAACGAGTGGCTGGAAACCGGGCAGTGCCCCATAGCGAAGTCATACAGGGCGGTTAGTGGGGTTCTTCCTCTGGTTGCAAAGGTTTTAAAGCCTCCACCAGGTATGAAACTAAGGTGTCCGCCTGTTGTGGTGGCTGCCCGTGCAGCACTGGCCCGAACAGCCTTGGTAAAGAACCTCCGGCCGCAACCTCTACCAGCCAAGATGCTAGCTATAGCCATGCTGGGCATGGCAGCAAATGTCCCGCTCGGGGTATGGAGGGAACACACAACAAAGTTCTCCCCGCAGTGGTTTGCAGCAGTTCACGCAGCCGTACCTTTCATTGCAATGCTTAGGAAGTCTGTGATGATGCCGAAGACAGCAATGGCAATTACGATAGCAGCATCAATCTTAGGTCAGACCATCGGATCAAGAGCTGAGCGGCTCCGGCTAAAGGCAGTTGCAGTGGCCAATGCAGGCGACTCCAAAATTCTTCAAACCAGAGCTGTTATATGTGCTCAAAAGACTGGGCAATGCAGCAGCGAAGTAGTTTGGGATCCCCTTTCTCTTAATAAGCTGGAGGGTGCAGACTCTTCCCCTGCTTCGCCGAGGGCTGCTGTATGCTATTGA